One stretch of Paraburkholderia fungorum DNA includes these proteins:
- a CDS encoding competence/damage-inducible protein A, which produces MAFGVIIIGDEILSGRRVDKHLPKVIELLGARGLSLGWAEYIGDDPERITATLRRTFASGDIVFSTGGIGATPDDHTRQCAAAALGVPLELHPEAAKLIQERIRDMHPANAAAPLDLESPENRHRLNMGTYAQGASIIPNGYNKIPGFSIREHHFVPGFPVMAWPMIEWVLDTHYAHLHHAMPHAEKSLLVFELPESRITPLMEKIEHDFPGVRVFSLPSVGDAERGGVYARHHIDLGVKGEPEAVAAAFVKLREGVHLLGGDIVEPEAAAAAAAAGKPRG; this is translated from the coding sequence ATGGCATTTGGCGTCATCATCATCGGCGATGAAATTCTGTCGGGCAGGCGTGTCGACAAGCATCTGCCGAAGGTTATCGAGTTGCTGGGCGCGCGTGGACTGTCGCTCGGCTGGGCGGAGTACATCGGCGACGACCCCGAGCGGATCACGGCCACGCTGCGGCGCACGTTCGCTTCCGGCGACATCGTGTTCTCGACGGGCGGCATCGGCGCGACCCCGGACGATCACACGCGGCAATGCGCGGCGGCCGCGCTCGGCGTGCCGCTCGAACTGCATCCTGAAGCCGCGAAGCTGATTCAGGAGCGCATTCGCGACATGCATCCGGCGAATGCCGCGGCGCCGCTCGATCTGGAGTCGCCGGAGAACCGGCATCGGCTGAATATGGGCACGTATGCGCAGGGCGCGTCGATCATCCCGAACGGCTACAACAAGATTCCCGGTTTTTCGATCCGCGAACACCATTTCGTGCCGGGCTTTCCGGTGATGGCGTGGCCGATGATCGAGTGGGTGCTGGATACGCATTACGCGCACCTGCATCACGCGATGCCGCATGCGGAAAAGTCGCTGCTGGTGTTCGAGTTGCCGGAGTCGCGCATCACGCCGCTGATGGAGAAAATCGAACACGATTTTCCGGGTGTGCGGGTATTCAGTCTGCCGAGTGTCGGCGACGCGGAGCGCGGTGGTGTGTATGCGCGACATCACATCGACCTGGGCGTGAAGGGCGAGCCGGAAGCCGTTGCGGCGGCGTTCGTCAAGCTGCGGGAAGGCGTGCATCTGCTGGGCGGCGATATTGTCGAGCCGGAAGCGGCGGCCGCCGCAGCGGCTGCGGGCAAACCGCGCGGCTAG
- a CDS encoding EI24 domain-containing protein: MNDLLRSFGRALASALHPRMLWLTLMPFLAATIGWGVLLWFSWQTLIGATRGWLDNWSFTVTLYHLFDWLGFSALHAVMAPFFVIAIAIPLIVVTVLLLIATLSMPAVIRFLSARQFPALEMRRGGTWYGSLGQALWTTLVCLVLLIVTLPLWLVPPFFALIPPLLWGWLTYRVMTYDALALHASADERRALVKRFRLPLLLIGIASGLLGSLPTLIWASSVWLIVLFPVITAVTIWIYAFILVFSALWFGYYCLRALQRMRAEEHGGVRHTAPVPY, translated from the coding sequence ATGAATGATCTTTTGCGCTCGTTCGGGCGCGCGCTCGCCAGCGCGCTCCACCCGCGCATGCTCTGGCTGACCTTGATGCCGTTTCTCGCGGCGACGATCGGTTGGGGCGTGCTCCTGTGGTTTTCCTGGCAGACGTTGATCGGCGCGACGCGCGGCTGGCTCGACAACTGGTCGTTCACGGTCACGCTTTATCACCTGTTCGACTGGCTCGGTTTTTCGGCGCTGCATGCGGTCATGGCGCCGTTCTTCGTGATCGCGATCGCGATTCCGCTGATCGTCGTCACGGTGCTGCTGCTGATCGCCACGCTGTCGATGCCAGCCGTGATCCGTTTTCTGTCCGCGCGGCAGTTTCCCGCCCTGGAAATGCGTCGTGGCGGAACGTGGTACGGTAGCCTCGGGCAGGCGCTATGGACGACGCTGGTGTGTCTGGTGCTGCTAATCGTGACGTTGCCGCTGTGGCTGGTGCCTCCATTCTTCGCGCTGATTCCGCCGCTGTTGTGGGGCTGGCTCACCTACCGCGTGATGACGTACGACGCGCTCGCGCTGCATGCAAGCGCCGACGAGCGTCGCGCGCTGGTGAAGCGCTTCCGGCTGCCGTTGCTGCTGATCGGTATCGCGAGCGGCCTGCTCGGTTCGCTGCCGACGCTGATCTGGGCGTCGTCGGTCTGGCTGATCGTTCTGTTCCCGGTCATCACTGCGGTGACGATCTGGATCTATGCGTTCATCCTCGTGTTTTCGGCTTTGTGGTTCGGCTATTACTGTTTGCGCGCGCTGCAGCGCATGCGCGCGGAAGAGCATGGCGGCGTGCGTCACACGGCGCCGGTTCCCTATTGA
- a CDS encoding sterol desaturase family protein produces MFHLIFSSLDSFVSTVQTLLYVNVVQPLLFRFDLMGYDEDTYDALYWVIVGVFEVLAMYAVLRPLEALRPVEQWENRKAVRVDVLYTWIAKLGILNLFFFFALQPFFDSVQSWLRMHNIANIEFDNLWPGVTTQPLVTFVMYLLVLDFAGYWYHRWEHRIGVWWELHAVHHSQQQMSLWADDRNHLLDDLMQASFFAVIALVIGVPPSQFVVLVAITNLAQSVQHANIRLYFGWLGERLLVSPTFHRRHHAIGYGHDGLKYGCNFGVLFPWWDMLFRSVSWSREMEPTGIADQLDGRRYGDGFWAQHWLAFVRIAKRLTSKNHTAPGERSDTAAV; encoded by the coding sequence ATGTTCCATCTGATTTTTTCATCGCTCGACAGCTTCGTTTCAACCGTGCAGACCTTGCTGTACGTGAACGTGGTGCAGCCGCTGCTGTTCCGCTTCGACCTGATGGGTTACGACGAAGACACGTACGACGCGCTGTACTGGGTGATCGTGGGCGTGTTCGAGGTGCTCGCCATGTATGCGGTGCTGCGCCCGCTGGAGGCGCTGCGTCCGGTCGAGCAGTGGGAAAACCGCAAGGCGGTGCGGGTCGACGTGCTGTACACGTGGATCGCCAAGCTGGGCATTCTCAACCTGTTCTTTTTCTTCGCGCTGCAGCCGTTTTTCGACAGCGTGCAGAGCTGGTTGCGGATGCACAACATCGCGAACATCGAGTTCGACAATCTGTGGCCCGGTGTCACGACGCAGCCGCTGGTCACGTTCGTGATGTATCTGCTGGTGCTCGATTTTGCCGGTTACTGGTATCACCGCTGGGAACACCGGATCGGCGTGTGGTGGGAATTGCACGCGGTGCATCACAGCCAGCAGCAGATGTCGCTGTGGGCCGACGACCGCAATCATCTGCTCGACGATCTGATGCAGGCGTCGTTTTTCGCTGTGATCGCGCTGGTGATCGGCGTGCCGCCGTCGCAATTCGTCGTGCTGGTGGCGATCACCAACCTCGCGCAGAGCGTGCAGCACGCCAATATTCGCCTGTACTTCGGCTGGCTTGGCGAGCGGCTGCTGGTCAGTCCGACTTTTCATCGACGTCACCATGCAATCGGTTACGGCCATGACGGGCTGAAATACGGCTGCAACTTCGGCGTGCTGTTCCCGTGGTGGGACATGCTGTTCCGTAGCGTCTCGTGGAGCCGCGAAATGGAACCGACCGGCATCGCCGACCAGCTGGACGGCCGCCGTTACGGCGACGGTTTCTGGGCGCAGCACTGGCTCGCGTTCGTGCGCATCGCGAAACGCCTGACATCGAAGAACCATACCGCCCCGGGCGAACGCAGCGACACTGCCGCCGTTTGA
- a CDS encoding beta-propeller fold lactonase family protein: MRKFLLPGLTATFAAGVALVATAGFFSPAAFANNVIVLNSGEATLSLIDEASRQVVGTVPTGKEPHHLMATPDNSSLIVANSVSNNLMFVDPKSGQVQRWVENIEDPYQIGFSPDRKWLVTTGLRLDRLDIYHYDSKNQMTLASRLPLAVMPSHMAFTSDSKTVFVTLQVSGELAAIDLATQTVKWKMKVGKVPAGLWMTPGEKYLLIGMTGADYVAVVDWRNQKIVKTIPTGKGAHNFRSLADGKHVAVSNRVASTISIIDEESLTNVGDITGLMPGPDDMELSADKRYLWVTFRFAKHIGIIDLTTRKLIQTIAVGRSPHGIYFFNRAPVTAPNGA; this comes from the coding sequence ATGCGCAAATTTCTTCTTCCCGGCTTGACTGCCACGTTCGCAGCGGGCGTAGCTCTGGTAGCCACCGCAGGCTTTTTTTCTCCGGCGGCTTTCGCCAATAACGTGATCGTGCTCAATTCCGGCGAAGCCACGTTGAGCCTGATCGACGAGGCCAGCCGCCAGGTCGTCGGCACGGTGCCAACGGGTAAGGAGCCGCATCACCTGATGGCCACGCCGGACAATTCGTCGTTGATCGTCGCGAATTCGGTATCGAACAACCTGATGTTCGTCGACCCGAAATCGGGTCAGGTACAACGATGGGTCGAAAATATCGAAGACCCGTATCAGATCGGTTTTTCGCCCGACCGTAAGTGGCTCGTCACGACGGGTCTGCGTCTGGACCGCCTCGACATTTATCACTACGACAGCAAGAACCAGATGACGCTGGCGTCGCGCCTGCCGCTCGCGGTCATGCCGAGCCATATGGCGTTCACGAGCGACAGCAAGACGGTGTTCGTCACGCTGCAGGTGTCGGGCGAACTCGCCGCGATCGATCTGGCCACGCAAACCGTGAAGTGGAAGATGAAGGTCGGCAAGGTGCCGGCCGGCCTGTGGATGACGCCGGGCGAAAAATATCTGCTGATCGGCATGACCGGCGCGGATTACGTCGCCGTGGTCGACTGGCGCAACCAGAAAATCGTCAAGACCATCCCGACAGGCAAGGGCGCGCACAATTTCCGTTCGCTCGCCGACGGCAAACACGTCGCGGTGTCGAACCGCGTGGCGAGCACGATCAGCATCATCGACGAAGAATCGTTGACCAATGTCGGCGACATCACCGGTCTGATGCCGGGGCCGGACGACATGGAACTTTCTGCAGACAAACGCTATCTGTGGGTTACGTTCCGTTTCGCGAAGCACATCGGCATCATCGATCTGACTACGCGCAAGCTGATCCAGACGATTGCCGTCGGCCGTTCGCCACACGGTATTTATTTCTTCAATCGTGCGCCGGTTACGGCGCCGAATGGCGCCTGA
- the hrpA gene encoding ATP-dependent RNA helicase HrpA yields MSNVPKSPAAANENPASAADPKNSGDAHRRPAQDAQSNPPDTARETRRAVEGARASEQQKNVPEASRVSGADAGASANVSGGDLRSSSARGENGRHSRDERGGKQNAGHGERRQGGGDAGGQRAARVGGEGPQRGEERRGTAGQESRQTGATGGSREPRPPRDQRPPRAQRIVEPNPIPPITFPEALPVSGRRDEIAKAIAENQVVIVSGETGSGKTTQLPKICLALGRGLGAGGAGLIGHTQPRRIAASATGRRIAEELGTPFGEVVGYKVRFTDNLSPGASVKLMTDGILLAETQTDPLLKAYDTLIIDEAHERSLNIDFLLGYLKEILVKRPDLKLIVTSATIDADRFARHFGSEEKPAPVIEVSGRLYPVEVRYRPVVEDSPAVKAAQGTSTAASSRERPKTQRETDRDLMDAIVDAVDELCREGPGDVLVFLPGEREIRDAAEALRKHHPPHTEILPLFARLSAAEQERVFRISNARRIVLATNVAETSLTVPGIRYVVDTGLARVKRYSYRNKVEQLQVESISQAAANQRAGRCGRVADGVCIRLYEESDYQGRVRFTDPEILRSSLASVILRMKSLHLTAIETFPFIEPPPGRAIADGYQLLNELGAVDDDNQLTPLGRELARLPLDPRVGRMILAARDQQALKEVLIIASALSVQDPRDRPIEAQEQADQAHKRFADERSEFLQWLKIWNWFEEAIAHKKSNKQLHEECRKNFLSQLRLREWRDVHSQLLTVVREHGWRVNEAEATFEQIHLALLTGLLGNIGLKADDEPYYLGARGIKFYLWPGSALVKKAGKWAMAAELVETSRLYARCIAKIEPEWVETVGAHLLKKSLSEPHWEKRAAQVSAFERAMLYGLPIYHRRRVSFGKQDPSRARELFIRGALVEGEFDTKLAFFAHNRKLLADIEQLEHKSRRQDVLVDDELIFAFYDQALPDGIYTGASFERWYRDEVKKSGQSEDKLRLLYLSRDDLMRHEAAGVTTDLFPKRMTMAGVEMALTYHFEPGSPRDGVTLAVPLYALNQVDARRCEWLVPGMLKEKAQLLMKSLPQKLRRHCVPLPEFAAGFVERQSGPRFGAGGLLESLIADIREQTQVAMKQSDFKLETLPAHLFMNFKVIDEHGRQLAMGRNMSQLRAELGGQAQQHFQKIASSAAGAALADAGGGGGVAPPSQAGGATSGGAAQRGKGAAASGPQATSQEGAAGTALYEKLTTWNFGKLPELLEIRRGGQTLFGYPALVDRGTHCDVEVFDSPDEAARIHRAGLRRLFALQLKEPIKYLEKNLPGLREMAMQFMPRGTQEELRDQLIDTALDRACLQDPLPADDVSFHTRRDEGRSRLTLLAQEIARLVGQVLTEYAGVTKKLVQAKSFTAAHADMQSQLDGLIGKRFVVDTPYAQLAHFPRYLKGIALRVDKLKADSARDARQFAEFQPLLQNYQRAVAQRGGVLDPRLSEFRWLLEELRVSLFAQELRTPMPVSVKRLYKVWESMQR; encoded by the coding sequence ATGTCGAATGTACCCAAAAGTCCCGCTGCGGCGAACGAGAATCCGGCTTCGGCCGCCGATCCAAAGAACTCCGGCGACGCCCATCGCCGCCCTGCGCAGGACGCTCAAAGCAACCCGCCGGACACGGCGCGCGAAACGCGCCGTGCGGTGGAGGGCGCGCGCGCGTCGGAGCAACAGAAAAATGTGCCGGAGGCTTCGCGCGTTTCAGGCGCTGACGCTGGTGCGTCGGCGAATGTGAGCGGCGGTGATTTGCGATCATCGTCTGCGCGTGGCGAGAACGGCCGCCATTCACGCGATGAGCGGGGCGGCAAGCAGAATGCGGGGCATGGCGAGCGGCGGCAGGGTGGCGGTGACGCGGGCGGTCAGCGGGCCGCGCGGGTCGGCGGTGAAGGGCCGCAGCGTGGCGAGGAGCGACGCGGGACCGCCGGACAGGAGTCGCGACAAACGGGCGCAACAGGCGGCTCGCGCGAACCACGCCCGCCGCGCGACCAGCGTCCGCCACGCGCGCAACGCATCGTCGAACCCAACCCGATTCCGCCGATCACGTTCCCCGAAGCGCTACCGGTTTCCGGCCGCCGCGACGAGATCGCCAAAGCGATCGCCGAAAACCAGGTGGTGATCGTGTCGGGCGAAACCGGCTCCGGCAAGACCACCCAGTTGCCGAAAATCTGCCTCGCGCTCGGACGCGGCCTCGGTGCCGGCGGCGCGGGTCTGATCGGCCATACACAGCCGCGCCGGATCGCCGCGTCGGCGACCGGCCGCCGGATCGCCGAAGAACTCGGCACGCCGTTCGGCGAAGTGGTCGGCTACAAGGTGCGCTTTACCGACAACCTGTCGCCGGGCGCGTCCGTCAAGCTGATGACCGACGGTATTCTGCTCGCCGAAACGCAGACCGATCCGCTGCTCAAGGCGTACGACACGCTGATCATCGACGAAGCGCACGAGCGCAGCCTGAACATCGATTTTCTGCTCGGCTATCTGAAGGAAATCCTCGTCAAGCGTCCCGATCTGAAACTGATCGTGACCTCGGCGACCATCGACGCCGATCGCTTCGCGCGGCACTTCGGCAGCGAGGAAAAGCCCGCGCCGGTGATCGAAGTGAGCGGGCGTCTGTATCCGGTCGAAGTCCGTTACCGGCCGGTCGTCGAAGACAGCCCGGCCGTGAAGGCGGCGCAGGGCACGTCGACGGCTGCGTCGTCGCGTGAACGCCCGAAAACCCAGCGCGAAACCGATCGCGATCTGATGGACGCCATCGTCGACGCGGTCGACGAACTCTGCCGCGAAGGCCCCGGCGACGTGCTGGTGTTTTTGCCGGGCGAGCGCGAAATTCGCGATGCCGCCGAGGCGCTGCGCAAGCATCATCCGCCGCATACGGAAATTCTGCCGCTGTTCGCGCGTTTATCCGCGGCCGAGCAGGAGCGCGTGTTCCGCATATCGAACGCGCGCCGGATCGTGCTCGCCACCAACGTCGCCGAAACCTCGCTGACGGTGCCGGGCATTCGCTATGTGGTCGACACGGGCCTCGCGCGCGTGAAGCGCTACTCGTATCGAAACAAGGTCGAGCAGTTGCAGGTCGAGTCCATTTCGCAGGCCGCCGCGAATCAGCGGGCGGGGCGTTGCGGCCGTGTCGCCGATGGCGTGTGTATTCGTCTGTACGAGGAAAGCGACTACCAGGGGCGCGTGCGCTTTACCGATCCGGAAATTCTGCGCTCGTCGCTCGCGTCGGTGATTCTGCGGATGAAGTCGCTGCACCTGACGGCGATCGAAACTTTCCCGTTCATCGAGCCGCCGCCGGGTCGCGCGATTGCCGACGGTTATCAGTTGCTCAACGAACTCGGCGCCGTCGACGACGACAACCAGTTGACGCCGCTCGGCCGCGAACTCGCTCGCTTGCCGCTCGATCCGCGGGTTGGCCGGATGATTCTGGCCGCGCGCGATCAGCAGGCGTTGAAGGAAGTGCTGATCATTGCGAGCGCGTTGTCGGTGCAGGACCCGCGCGACCGGCCGATCGAGGCGCAGGAGCAGGCCGACCAGGCGCATAAGCGGTTCGCCGACGAGCGTTCGGAGTTCCTGCAGTGGCTGAAAATCTGGAACTGGTTCGAAGAAGCGATCGCGCACAAGAAGTCGAACAAGCAGTTGCACGAGGAGTGCCGCAAGAACTTCCTGTCGCAATTGCGTCTGCGCGAATGGCGCGATGTGCACTCGCAATTGCTGACGGTGGTGCGCGAGCACGGCTGGCGCGTGAACGAAGCGGAAGCCACGTTCGAGCAGATCCATCTGGCGCTGCTGACCGGCCTGCTCGGCAACATCGGCCTCAAAGCCGACGACGAGCCGTATTACCTCGGCGCACGCGGCATCAAGTTCTATTTGTGGCCGGGCTCGGCGCTCGTGAAGAAAGCGGGCAAGTGGGCGATGGCCGCCGAACTGGTCGAGACGAGCCGGCTGTACGCGCGTTGCATCGCGAAGATCGAGCCGGAGTGGGTCGAGACGGTTGGCGCGCATCTGCTGAAGAAGTCGCTTTCCGAGCCGCATTGGGAGAAGCGCGCCGCGCAGGTGTCCGCGTTCGAGCGCGCGATGCTGTACGGCCTGCCGATTTATCACCGTCGACGCGTGAGCTTCGGCAAGCAGGACCCGTCGCGCGCGCGTGAGTTGTTCATTCGCGGCGCGCTGGTCGAAGGCGAATTCGATACGAAACTCGCGTTTTTCGCGCACAACCGCAAGCTGCTCGCCGATATCGAGCAACTGGAACACAAGTCGCGTCGCCAGGACGTGCTGGTGGACGACGAGTTGATCTTTGCGTTTTACGATCAGGCGCTGCCGGATGGCATTTATACCGGCGCGTCGTTCGAGCGCTGGTATCGCGATGAGGTGAAAAAGAGCGGACAGAGCGAGGACAAGCTACGTTTGCTGTATCTGTCGCGCGACGATCTGATGCGCCACGAAGCCGCCGGCGTGACGACGGATCTGTTCCCGAAACGGATGACGATGGCGGGCGTCGAAATGGCGCTCACGTATCACTTCGAGCCGGGTTCGCCGCGCGACGGCGTCACGCTCGCCGTGCCGCTGTACGCGTTGAATCAGGTCGACGCACGCCGCTGCGAATGGCTCGTGCCCGGCATGCTGAAGGAAAAGGCGCAACTGCTGATGAAGTCGCTGCCGCAAAAGTTGCGTCGGCACTGCGTTCCGCTGCCCGAATTCGCGGCAGGTTTCGTGGAGCGGCAGAGCGGTCCGCGATTTGGCGCGGGCGGTTTGCTCGAGTCGTTGATCGCCGATATCCGCGAGCAGACCCAGGTCGCGATGAAGCAGTCGGACTTCAAGCTGGAGACGTTGCCGGCTCACCTGTTCATGAATTTCAAGGTCATCGACGAGCACGGACGACAGCTCGCGATGGGCCGCAATATGTCGCAACTGCGAGCCGAACTCGGCGGCCAGGCGCAGCAGCATTTTCAGAAAATTGCGTCGAGTGCGGCGGGCGCGGCATTGGCGGATGCGGGCGGCGGCGGTGGCGTCGCACCGCCTTCGCAGGCTGGCGGCGCGACAAGTGGCGGTGCTGCACAGCGCGGCAAGGGAGCCGCTGCGTCAGGTCCGCAAGCCACGTCGCAGGAAGGCGCGGCGGGCACGGCGCTGTATGAAAAACTGACGACGTGGAATTTCGGCAAGCTCCCCGAGTTGCTGGAAATTCGCCGTGGCGGCCAGACCTTGTTCGGCTATCCGGCGTTGGTGGATCGCGGCACCCATTGCGACGTGGAAGTGTTCGATTCGCCGGACGAAGCCGCGCGGATTCATCGCGCGGGATTGCGCCGGCTGTTCGCGTTGCAGTTGAAAGAGCCGATCAAGTATCTGGAGAAAAATCTGCCGGGCCTGCGTGAAATGGCGATGCAGTTCATGCCGCGCGGTACGCAGGAGGAGTTGCGCGATCAGTTGATCGACACAGCGCTGGATCGGGCCTGTCTGCAAGACCCGCTTCCCGCCGACGATGTCAGTTTCCACACGCGACGTGACGAAGGACGCAGCCGTCTGACGTTGCTGGCGCAGGAAATCGCCCGTCTGGTCGGGCAGGTTCTCACCGAATACGCGGGCGTGACGAAGAAGCTGGTGCAGGCCAAGTCGTTCACGGCGGCACATGCTGACATGCAGAGTCAGCTTGACGGATTGATCGGCAAGCGTTTTGTCGTCGATACGCCGTATGCCCAGTTGGCGCATTTCCCGCGCTATCTGAAGGGGATTGCGTTGCGCGTCGACAAACTGAAGGCCGATTCTGCACGCGATGCCCGGCAGTTCGCGGAGTTTCAACCGCTGTTGCAGAACTATCAGCGGGCGGTTGCGCAACGCGGCGGCGTGCTTGATCCGCGTTTGTCGGAGTTTCGCTGGCTGTTGGAGGAGTTGCGCGTTTCGTTGTTCGCGCAGGAACTTCGTACGCCGATGCCGGTTTCGGTGAAGCGGTTGTATAAGGTTTGGGAGTCGATGCAGCGGTGA
- the argA gene encoding amino-acid N-acetyltransferase, producing MNSQTDLVPAPASVPAPTGTPEDLAQHAQFVDWMRSVAPYIHAFRNKTFVVGFGGEVVHQGLLNALVSDIALLQAMGIQIVLVHGSRPQVEEQMSLHGVESEFSHGMRITDARALESAKEAAGEVRLDIEAAISQGLPNTPMAHAHISVVSGNFVTARPVGILDGVDFAHTGVVRKIDADSIRHSLASRKLVLLSPLGFSPTGEAFNLSMEDVASAAAIALRADKIVFLTETPGLMEVGEEGPELVRELSLDDAYKLHESGEVTGDAGFYLKHSIRACRGGVARAHIIPYALDGSLLLELFLHDGVGTMISYENLESLREATPDDVGGILSLIEPLESDGTLVRRGRHQIERDIDHFSVIEHDGVLFGCAALYPYTQERIGEMACLTVAPEAQGTGDGERLLKRIEQRARARGLTRIFVLTTRTEHWFLKRGFVKVTVDDLPEDRRRLYNWQRKSLVLMKQL from the coding sequence ATGAATTCCCAAACCGACCTCGTCCCCGCGCCTGCGAGCGTTCCGGCCCCCACCGGAACACCGGAAGATCTCGCACAGCATGCGCAATTCGTCGACTGGATGCGCTCAGTCGCCCCTTACATCCATGCGTTCCGTAACAAGACATTCGTTGTCGGTTTCGGCGGCGAAGTGGTGCATCAGGGGCTCCTGAATGCGCTCGTGTCCGATATCGCGCTGCTTCAGGCCATGGGCATCCAGATCGTGCTGGTGCACGGCTCGCGACCGCAGGTCGAAGAGCAGATGAGTCTGCACGGCGTGGAGTCCGAGTTCTCGCACGGCATGCGAATTACCGACGCGCGCGCGTTGGAATCCGCGAAAGAGGCGGCCGGTGAAGTGCGTCTGGATATCGAGGCGGCGATCAGCCAGGGCTTGCCGAATACGCCGATGGCGCACGCGCACATCAGCGTGGTTTCTGGCAATTTCGTGACAGCACGGCCGGTCGGCATTCTGGACGGCGTCGACTTTGCGCACACTGGCGTGGTCCGCAAGATCGACGCGGATTCGATCCGCCATTCGCTCGCGAGCCGCAAACTGGTGCTGCTGTCGCCGCTCGGCTTCTCGCCCACCGGCGAAGCATTCAATCTGTCGATGGAAGACGTGGCTTCGGCCGCGGCCATCGCGCTGCGCGCCGACAAGATCGTGTTCCTGACCGAAACGCCGGGCCTGATGGAAGTCGGCGAAGAAGGTCCCGAGCTGGTCCGCGAACTCTCGCTCGACGACGCGTACAAGCTGCACGAAAGCGGCGAAGTCACCGGCGACGCAGGCTTCTATCTGAAGCATTCCATTCGCGCGTGCCGAGGCGGGGTTGCGCGGGCGCACATCATCCCCTATGCGCTCGACGGCAGCCTGCTGCTCGAACTGTTCCTGCACGATGGCGTGGGCACCATGATCTCGTACGAGAACCTGGAGAGCCTGCGCGAAGCCACACCGGACGACGTCGGCGGCATTCTCTCGCTGATCGAACCGCTCGAATCGGACGGCACGCTGGTGCGGCGCGGACGTCACCAGATCGAACGCGACATCGACCACTTCTCGGTGATCGAGCACGATGGCGTGCTGTTCGGCTGCGCGGCGCTGTATCCGTACACGCAGGAACGCATCGGCGAAATGGCCTGCCTGACAGTCGCGCCAGAAGCGCAAGGCACCGGCGACGGCGAACGCCTGCTCAAACGCATCGAGCAACGCGCACGGGCGCGCGGCCTGACGCGCATTTTCGTGCTCACCACGCGCACCGAACACTGGTTCCTCAAGCGCGGCTTCGTCAAGGTCACGGTCGACGACCTGCCTGAAGACCGCCGCCGGCTCTATAACTGGCAGCGCAAATCGCTCGTGCTGATGAAACAGCTCTGA
- a CDS encoding oxidative damage protection protein: MTRMVQCAKLGKEAEGLDFPPLPGELGKRIYESISKEAWQAWLKQQTMLINENRLNMADPRARQYLMKQTEKFFFGEGADTAQGYVPPSA, from the coding sequence ATGACTCGTATGGTTCAATGCGCGAAGCTCGGCAAGGAAGCCGAAGGTCTCGATTTCCCGCCGCTGCCGGGCGAACTTGGCAAGCGGATCTACGAAAGCATTTCGAAGGAAGCCTGGCAGGCCTGGTTGAAACAGCAGACCATGCTGATCAACGAAAACCGCCTGAACATGGCCGATCCGCGTGCACGTCAGTATCTGATGAAGCAGACCGAAAAGTTCTTCTTCGGCGAAGGCGCGGATACTGCGCAAGGGTATGTGCCGCCGTCCGCCTGA